The Candidatus Paceibacterota bacterium nucleotide sequence GGAGCCAAAGCCGACTCAAAAATCCTGATCCGTGCTGGCTCTCCTCTCATTAGTGGCAGCTCAACTAGCTTGTCAGTCGGAGATGAAGCTTCTTCAAGCGTCGTCACTCTCGTTGAATTTGCAGATTTTGAATGTCCAGCTTGTATGGTTTTTGCACCAACCCTGAGACAGGCTATTGCTCATTACGGTTCAAAAGTCCAGCTCATTTTCCGCACTTTTCCTATCCATCCAAATGCGCCCGCAGACTCCCTCGCTGCTCTCGCCGCTGGCGATCAGGGAAAATTCTGGGAAATGTATGATCTTCTTTATAAAAATCAAAACGAATGGACGGCCTACGGAGCAAATAAGACCG carries:
- a CDS encoding thioredoxin domain-containing protein gives rise to the protein MKQEIKVVIGIIIGTIIIIIGGLWIASSTQKPTGLASGAKADSKILIRAGSPLISGSSTSLSVGDEASSSVVTLVEFADFECPACMVFAPTLRQAIAHYGSKVQLIFRTFPIHPNAPADSLAALAAGDQGKFWEMYDLLYKNQNEWTAYGANKTALFASYATSLGLDINKFNADLKSAANKATVDQDTADGNALGVDRTPSLFIDGTLVTGAISYETLTSLIDAELAKNK